Proteins co-encoded in one Brassica rapa cultivar Chiifu-401-42 chromosome A02, CAAS_Brap_v3.01, whole genome shotgun sequence genomic window:
- the LOC103852756 gene encoding protein NRT1/ PTR FAMILY 5.11-like isoform X1 has protein sequence MLIAGDELGNTLPPGNLAVRSTSGGWKSARLIIFVEMAEQFASYGISSNLITYLTGPLGESTAAAAANINAWSGTEAFLPLLWSFVADSFLGRFRTIIISSSLYILGLGLLSFSAMIPSHSKDSNQLQVTLFFISLYLIAIGKGGFSPCIKVFGADQFDGNDLKELKAKSSFFNWLMFGSCVSILTTRLISNYIQENLSWSLGFGIPGASMLLALLLFLLGTKTYRFTTERGGNKNPFARIIRVFIETVKNRRQPDLHIANPNETLLLVAHQSSKQFRFLDRAAASCDLSEIEDAKAVLKLVPIWINCLVYSTVCSQIPTFFTKQGSTMNRYISPGILVPAATLQCVLSLAMVVFIPIYDRLLVPIARSFTQNPLGITTLQRIGAGMFLSNIAMVVAAFVETKRLQTAQDDITTMMSVWWLVPQYAIYGVSYAFLTIGLQEFFYDQVPSELRSVGMALYLSIFGVGNFLSSFMISVIDKVTSQLCQTSWFDNDLNKAHLDYFYWLLACVSSIGLASYLWFAKSYVYNRPNTF, from the exons ATGTTGATCGCCGGAGATGAGCTCGGAAATACTCTTCCTCCGGGAAATCTAGCCGTCAGATCCACCTCTGGAGGATGGAAATCGGCAAGGCTCATCATCT TCGTAGAAATGGCCGAGCAGTTCGCCTCTTACGGGATATCGTCCAACCTCATAACGTACCTGACAGGACCACTGGGAGAGTCAACGGCCGCAGCTGCAGCAAATATCAACGCCTGGAGTGGAACGGAAGCGTTTCTTCCACTTCTCTGGAGCTTTGTCGCTGACTCGTTTCTTGGCCGTTTCCGTACCATCATAATCTCATCTTCTCTATACATCTTG gGACTTGGGTTACTGTCTTTTTCAGCCATGATTCCTTCTCACTCCAAAGATTCGAATCAACTCCAAGTGactctcttcttcatctctctgTATCTTATAGCCATAGGAAAAGGAGGTTTCAGCCCTTGTATTAAGGTATTTGGAGCTGATCAATTTGATGGAAATGACCTAAAAGAGTTGAAAGCAAAGAGTTCTTTTTTCAACTGGTTGATGTTTGGAAGCTGTGTTAGCATATTGACAACTCGCTTGATCTCTAACTACATCCAAGAGAATCTAAGCTGGTCCTTAGGATTTGGTATTCCAGGTGCTTCCATGCTACTTGCTCTGCTGCTCTTCCTCCTTGGAACTAAGACTTACCGTTTCACTACTGAGAGAGGAGGAAACAAAAACCCTTTTGCTAGAATTATTCGTGTTTTTATAGAAACCGTAAAGAACAGAAGACAACCAGATTTACACATAGCTAACCCGAACGAGACCCTACTTCTCGTGGCTCACCAGAGTTCCAAACAATTTAG GTTCCTTGACAGAGCGGCGGCTTCATGTGATTTGTCTGAAATTGAAGACGCAAAAGCTGTGCTAAAGCTTGTTCCCATATGGATAAATTGCTTGGTTTACTCCACTGTATGTTCACAGATCCCTACTTTCTTCACAAAGCAAGGATCAACCATGAACAGATATATCTCACCAGGAATTTTAGTTCCCGCAGCTACGCTCCAATGCGTCTTAAGCCTAGCAATGGTTGTTTTCATCCCAATCTACGACCGTCTACTAGTCCCGATCGCAAGATCATTTACTCAAAACCCTTTAGGAATCACAACGCTTCAGAGGATTGGCGCTGGCATGTTTCTCTCCAATATTGCCATGGTGGTTGCCGCTTTTGTCGAGACCAAAAGGCTCCAAACCGCTCAAGATGATATCACAACAATGATGAGCGTGTGGTGGTTGGTTCCACAATATGCTATCTACGGTGTCTCGTATGCGTTCTTAACGATTGGCTTACAGGAGTTTTTCTACGACCAAGTCCCTAGTGAGCTTAGGAGCGTCGGTATGGCTCTGTATCTAAGCATATTCGGGGTCGGCAACTTCCTAAGCAGCTTCATGATATCAGTCATCGACAAAGTCACAAGCCAGCTTTGTCAAACGAGCTGGTTCGATAACGACCTTAACAAGGCTCATTTAGATTACTTCTACTGGCTACTTGCTTGTGTTAGTTCCATTGGTTTAGCCTCTTACTTGTGGTTCGCCAAGTCGTATGTGTACAATAGACCAAACACATTCTAA
- the LOC103852756 gene encoding protein NRT1/ PTR FAMILY 5.11-like isoform X2, producing MIPSHSKDSNQLQVTLFFISLYLIAIGKGGFSPCIKVFGADQFDGNDLKELKAKSSFFNWLMFGSCVSILTTRLISNYIQENLSWSLGFGIPGASMLLALLLFLLGTKTYRFTTERGGNKNPFARIIRVFIETVKNRRQPDLHIANPNETLLLVAHQSSKQFRFLDRAAASCDLSEIEDAKAVLKLVPIWINCLVYSTVCSQIPTFFTKQGSTMNRYISPGILVPAATLQCVLSLAMVVFIPIYDRLLVPIARSFTQNPLGITTLQRIGAGMFLSNIAMVVAAFVETKRLQTAQDDITTMMSVWWLVPQYAIYGVSYAFLTIGLQEFFYDQVPSELRSVGMALYLSIFGVGNFLSSFMISVIDKVTSQLCQTSWFDNDLNKAHLDYFYWLLACVSSIGLASYLWFAKSYVYNRPNTF from the exons ATGATTCCTTCTCACTCCAAAGATTCGAATCAACTCCAAGTGactctcttcttcatctctctgTATCTTATAGCCATAGGAAAAGGAGGTTTCAGCCCTTGTATTAAGGTATTTGGAGCTGATCAATTTGATGGAAATGACCTAAAAGAGTTGAAAGCAAAGAGTTCTTTTTTCAACTGGTTGATGTTTGGAAGCTGTGTTAGCATATTGACAACTCGCTTGATCTCTAACTACATCCAAGAGAATCTAAGCTGGTCCTTAGGATTTGGTATTCCAGGTGCTTCCATGCTACTTGCTCTGCTGCTCTTCCTCCTTGGAACTAAGACTTACCGTTTCACTACTGAGAGAGGAGGAAACAAAAACCCTTTTGCTAGAATTATTCGTGTTTTTATAGAAACCGTAAAGAACAGAAGACAACCAGATTTACACATAGCTAACCCGAACGAGACCCTACTTCTCGTGGCTCACCAGAGTTCCAAACAATTTAG GTTCCTTGACAGAGCGGCGGCTTCATGTGATTTGTCTGAAATTGAAGACGCAAAAGCTGTGCTAAAGCTTGTTCCCATATGGATAAATTGCTTGGTTTACTCCACTGTATGTTCACAGATCCCTACTTTCTTCACAAAGCAAGGATCAACCATGAACAGATATATCTCACCAGGAATTTTAGTTCCCGCAGCTACGCTCCAATGCGTCTTAAGCCTAGCAATGGTTGTTTTCATCCCAATCTACGACCGTCTACTAGTCCCGATCGCAAGATCATTTACTCAAAACCCTTTAGGAATCACAACGCTTCAGAGGATTGGCGCTGGCATGTTTCTCTCCAATATTGCCATGGTGGTTGCCGCTTTTGTCGAGACCAAAAGGCTCCAAACCGCTCAAGATGATATCACAACAATGATGAGCGTGTGGTGGTTGGTTCCACAATATGCTATCTACGGTGTCTCGTATGCGTTCTTAACGATTGGCTTACAGGAGTTTTTCTACGACCAAGTCCCTAGTGAGCTTAGGAGCGTCGGTATGGCTCTGTATCTAAGCATATTCGGGGTCGGCAACTTCCTAAGCAGCTTCATGATATCAGTCATCGACAAAGTCACAAGCCAGCTTTGTCAAACGAGCTGGTTCGATAACGACCTTAACAAGGCTCATTTAGATTACTTCTACTGGCTACTTGCTTGTGTTAGTTCCATTGGTTTAGCCTCTTACTTGTGGTTCGCCAAGTCGTATGTGTACAATAGACCAAACACATTCTAA
- the LOC103852757 gene encoding protein NRT1/ PTR FAMILY 5.12: protein MSISNADSETGTTLSYGVVEGSVDFRGKPSVRSSSGGWRSSGFIIGAEVSEKFAYFGVASNLITYFTAQLGESTAAAASNVNLWLGTAAFLPLIWGSIADSFLGRFRTILFTSSLYILGLGLLTFSATIPSACKDQETLVSCVSQFKVTVFFCALYLIALGEGGFKACLRAFGADQFDEQDPIESKAKSSFFNWLYFAISFGILATRLVSNYVQENLSWALGFGIPCVSMMISLFFFLLGTNTYRFSTGGEVRQGRKHNNPFVRIGRVFVAAAKNRRETSSETLLLLPHEGSKQYRFLDRAAISCDSVEVEEAKSVLSLVPVWMCCLVFGIVFAQSPTFFTKQGATMDRSISSTFSIPAATLQGFISVAILVFIPIYDRVLVPIARSITHKPAGITTLQRISTGIFLSILSMVIAALVEMKRLKTARDHRLVDSPNATVPMSVCWLIPQYVLYGVSDVFTMVGLQEFFYGQIPVELRSLGLSMYLSVIGIGNYLSSFMVSVIEKATSQPGQASWFDNNLNQAHLDYFYWLLACLSSISFVSLVYFAKSYVYNSPK, encoded by the exons ATGTCGATCTCTAACGCTGATAGTGAGACTGGAACTACACTTTCATATGGTGTTGTCGAGGGTTCCGTTGACTTCCGAGGCAAGCCATCCGTCAGGTCCTCTTCCGGGGGCTGGAGATCCTCTGGCTTCATCATTG GAGCGGAAGTGTCGGAGAAGTTCGCCTACTTTGGAGTAGCCTCGAATCTGATAACCTACTTCACGGCGCAGTTAGGGGAGTCAACGGCGGCTGCAGCCTCAAACGTCAACCTCTGGCTCGGGACGGCAGCTTTCTTGCCACTGATCTGGGGCTCTATAGCGGACTCATTTCTTGGTCGTTTCCGTACCATCCTCTTCACGTCCTCTCTCTATATCTTG GGACTTGGGCTGCTTACGTTTTCAGCAACGATTCCGTCTGCATGCAAAGATCAAGAAACACTTGTCTCGTGCGTTTCTCAGTTTAAAGTGACAGTATTCTTTTGTGCTCTCTATCTGATAGCACTAGGCGAAGGAGGCTTCAAGGCATGTCTCAGAGCTTTCGGAGCAGATCAGTTTGATGAACAAGACCCTATAGAGTCCAAAGCCAAGAGCTCATTCTTTAACTGGTTGTATTTTGCGATATCATTTGGCATATTGGCCACTAGGTTGGTCTCTAATTATGTCCAAGAGAATCTGAGTTGGGCTTTAGGGTTTGGGATTCCATGTGTTTCCATGATGATTTCTCTATTCTTCTTTTTACTTGGGACCAACACTTATCGCTTCAGCACTGGAGGAGAAGTAAGACAAGGACGAAAGCATAATAACCCTTTTGTAAGAATTGGCCGTGTTTTTGTTGCTGCTGCGAAAAATCGACGAGAGACTTCGTCAGAAAcccttctccttcttcctcacGAAGGTTCGAAACAATACag ATTCCTCGACAGGGCGGCGATTTCATGTGATTCAGTTGAAGTTGAAGAAGCGAAATCTGTGTTAAGTCTCGTTCCAGTTTGGATGTGTTGTTTAGTATTTGGCATTGTTTTTGCGCAGTCCCCTACTTTCTTTACAAAGCAAGGAGCCACAATGGACAGATCAATCTCATCAACATTCTCAATCCCTGCAGCGACACTCCAAGGTTTCATAAGCGTAGCAATCCTTGTTTTCATCCCAATCTACGaccgtgtacttgtcccaaTCGCAAGATCAATCACTCATAAACCAGCAGGAATCACAACCCTTCAAAGGATCAGCACAGGCATTTTCCTCTCTATTCTTTCAATGGTAATAGCTGCTTTGGTCGAGATGAAAAGACTGAAGACCGCTCGCGATCACAGGCTTGTTGATTCCCCTAATGCCACGGTTCCAATGAGTGTTTGCTGGCTAATTCCACAGTACGTTCTCTATGGAGTCTCTGATGTTTTCACTATGGTTGGATTACAAGAGTTCTTCTACGGACAAATCCCGGTCGAGCTAAGGAGCTTGGGATTATCTATGTACCTTAGCGTAATCGGCATAGGCAACTACTTGAGTAGCTTCATGGTATCAGTCATTGAGAAAGCAACGAGCCAGCCAGGTCAAGCGAGTTGGTTTGATAATAACCTGAACCAGGCACATCTTGATTACTTCTATTGGCTACTTGCTTGTCTCAGCTCCATTTCATTCGTTTCTTTGGTCTATTTTGCTAAGTCGTACGTCTACAACAGCCCAAAGTAA